Proteins encoded by one window of Thermodesulfobacteriota bacterium:
- a CDS encoding Rid family hydrolase: PPARSTVEVSRLPRDVDLEIEAIAFRSEG, translated from the coding sequence CCCCGCCCGCGAGATCGACCGTGGAGGTCTCCCGGCTTCCGAGGGACGTCGATCTCGAAATCGAGGCCATCGCCTTTCGGAGCGAGGGATAA